ATTAATAAGAATGACCAAGTGACCTCTTATCTTCTTTTGCTCTCTGATTTTTGGGGAGGTGCTGGATCTGATATTAAACCAATTTGTGTAATGCCTCCCCGATGCAGCCGTCCCATTACTTCCATGATAGTTCCATAGTCGATGGCAGTATCTCCCTGAATGTAGATCTTCTGTACGCCCCCTTTTGCTAACATGACAGCTTTAACCTTGTCTGCAAGTTGGGAGAGTGGGACTTCATTGCCAGAGCCGAGAAAAAGCTTTCCTGTAGAATCTACAGACAGCACTACCTGCTCAGAGTCACCTTGCAAAGGAGCGGTAGTCGCTTTAGGGAGGTTTACTTCAACACCCTGTTGGAGCATCGGAGCAGTAACCATAAAAATAATCAAGAGT
Above is a window of bacterium DNA encoding:
- the tolR gene encoding protein TolR, which codes for MALSGPGGEGPVANINVTPLVDVMLVLLIIFMVTAPMLQQGVEVNLPKATTAPLQGDSEQVVLSVDSTGKLFLGSGNEVPLSQLADKVKAVMLAKGGVQKIYIQGDTAIDYGTIMEVMGRLHRGGITQIGLISDPAPPQKSESKRR